In one window of Pseudobdellovibrionaceae bacterium DNA:
- a CDS encoding sigma-54-dependent Fis family transcriptional regulator — protein MRSKILIIDDEQDCIDAYKRIFSNLDREIDYFQSPEVALETFKENPFQYSVAFIDYQYRRDGEVKRLGVEIAKQIKSLNPMLTVCIVSGDDSQEALQSWLQASVDNYLYKPLRKDEAITFTEHHILGYEHDFAPIKRLDKESDNKAILEKLKIIGESEAIVECAKVALRFSKSDLNVLLLGETGTGKELFAHGIHNNSKSSHLGIYPINCSNYKENSQLLEVELFGSEKGSFTGAEKKAGILEVANGGTVFLDEIHHLSEAAQSKLLRVLQERKIRRVGGQKEYPVRFRLIAAGKPDLLELCEKGKFSLDLYYRLKGLDLLIPPLRDRKRDIRPLVASFLDGIKDRTGREKQISARTLEFLEKYDWPGNVRELLQVIEKLNVLVDEDVIAPKHLPENIRQGETIESSLLTLTELDEEYRKKQISLILNTLDEVNYNFTEATKRLGLGEKRSTLRSRMKHLNIKDLSEREKSGLLHQITANFL, from the coding sequence ATGAGATCAAAAATTTTAATCATAGATGACGAACAAGATTGCATTGATGCTTACAAGCGCATCTTCTCAAATCTTGACCGTGAGATTGATTATTTTCAATCGCCCGAAGTGGCTCTGGAAACATTTAAAGAAAATCCATTTCAATATTCAGTGGCATTTATTGATTACCAGTATCGCAGAGATGGTGAGGTCAAAAGACTTGGAGTTGAAATTGCCAAGCAAATCAAGTCACTCAATCCCATGCTCACGGTCTGTATTGTTTCAGGAGATGATTCGCAAGAAGCCCTTCAGTCTTGGCTTCAAGCCTCTGTAGACAATTATCTTTACAAGCCACTAAGAAAAGACGAGGCGATCACTTTTACTGAACATCATATATTAGGCTATGAACATGACTTTGCTCCCATCAAGAGACTTGATAAAGAATCTGACAACAAAGCAATTTTAGAAAAATTAAAAATTATTGGAGAATCAGAAGCCATTGTTGAATGTGCAAAAGTGGCTCTACGGTTTTCAAAAAGTGATCTTAATGTGCTTTTACTTGGTGAAACCGGAACTGGAAAAGAATTATTTGCTCACGGCATCCACAACAATTCAAAATCAAGTCATCTAGGGATTTATCCCATCAACTGCTCAAACTATAAAGAAAACTCGCAACTGCTTGAGGTCGAGCTTTTTGGTAGCGAAAAAGGTTCTTTTACGGGTGCCGAGAAAAAAGCAGGAATACTGGAGGTCGCCAACGGCGGCACCGTTTTTCTGGATGAAATTCATCATCTTAGTGAAGCGGCACAATCTAAATTGCTTCGAGTTCTCCAAGAAAGAAAAATTCGCCGCGTTGGTGGACAAAAAGAATACCCTGTGAGGTTTCGTCTGATTGCTGCGGGAAAACCCGACTTGCTAGAGCTTTGTGAAAAGGGCAAGTTTTCTCTTGATCTCTATTATCGTCTTAAAGGTTTGGACTTACTCATACCACCACTGAGGGATCGAAAACGTGACATTCGCCCACTGGTTGCATCGTTTTTAGACGGCATCAAAGATCGCACTGGCAGAGAAAAACAAATTTCAGCAAGAACTCTGGAGTTTTTAGAAAAATACGACTGGCCTGGAAACGTCAGAGAGCTACTTCAAGTCATTGAAAAATTAAATGTCCTTGTGGATGAAGATGTCATTGCACCAAAGCACCTTCCAGAAAATATCCGTCAGGGAGAAACTATTGAAAGCTCACTTCTAACATTAACGGAATTAGATGAAGAATACCGTAAGAAACAAATCAGTCTAATTTTAAATACACTTGATGAAGTCAATTACAACTTCACCGAGGCAACAAAGCGACTTGGGCTTGGAGAGAAAAGATCCACTCTAAGATCAAGAATGAAACATTTAAACATTAAAGACCTTTCTGAAAGGGAAAAGTCAGGTCTTTTACACCAAATAACAGCAAATTTTTTATAA
- a CDS encoding class I SAM-dependent methyltransferase — translation MADKIFEDQRLVNIYDCFDGQRDDLQHYLAIANELNANSILDIGCGTGCFASLLGKNGFEVIGLEPAEASLNMAKTKPYTENVKWILGDTTDLPSIKVDLAVMTGNVAQVFLEDKSWEQTLKSIHKALYTNGHLVFEVRDPSKKAWLDWTKDKTEKKLEVPNIGVVNSWCEVTSVSDEFVSFRWNYFFEADGEAITSDSTLRFREKEDIIQSLEKSGYAIKEIRDAPDRPGKEFVFIAETKS, via the coding sequence ATGGCTGATAAAATATTTGAAGATCAACGGTTAGTAAATATCTACGATTGTTTTGATGGGCAGCGAGATGACCTCCAACATTACTTAGCAATTGCCAATGAATTAAATGCTAACTCAATCCTCGACATCGGCTGTGGCACAGGTTGCTTTGCTAGTCTCCTTGGCAAAAACGGATTTGAGGTAATTGGCTTAGAGCCAGCCGAAGCATCTTTAAATATGGCGAAGACGAAACCTTATACCGAAAATGTGAAGTGGATTCTGGGAGATACTACTGACCTTCCTTCGATTAAAGTTGATTTAGCAGTAATGACTGGAAATGTTGCTCAAGTCTTTCTTGAAGATAAATCTTGGGAACAAACTCTTAAATCAATACATAAGGCACTCTACACCAACGGTCATCTTGTTTTTGAAGTTAGAGACCCGTCTAAAAAAGCCTGGCTTGATTGGACAAAAGACAAAACTGAAAAGAAATTGGAAGTGCCAAATATAGGAGTTGTAAATAGCTGGTGCGAAGTGACTTCTGTTTCAGATGAATTTGTAAGTTTTCGTTGGAATTATTTTTTTGAAGCTGATGGAGAAGCAATCACTTCCGATTCAACATTACGGTTTCGTGAAAAAGAAGACATCATTCAATCACTTGAAAAGTCAGGATATGCCATCAAAGAAATTAGAGATGCTCCAGATCGACCAGGGAAAGAATTTGTCTTTATCGCTGAGACAAAATCATGA
- a CDS encoding GNAT family N-acetyltransferase, giving the protein MNFDIKIAKKVDLEGVLKQLRRQGVANAWSIQDLTVWPNQSKFFYVQNSDQFSYLLISGHPASHGHPTLIANGNEDAVKSLFISAELHEPFVVRETPAHLLPVIEELYPDAKVFLEQRMDVSRNTYIPQHTGNARKLSGDDANYLAKFFGAPPQAAERFKGWLNGAKLFLGIFVEDRLAAIGSSMVSIPEAWNLVSIETHKDFRRRGLATEITSALVSHALEFTQIVTVTVVKSNLPAVHTYEKIGFDFAEDRIWVDNGTGSKP; this is encoded by the coding sequence ATGAACTTTGATATTAAAATTGCGAAAAAGGTGGATTTGGAAGGTGTTCTGAAACAATTACGGCGTCAAGGAGTTGCTAATGCCTGGTCAATTCAAGACTTAACGGTTTGGCCAAACCAGTCCAAGTTTTTCTATGTCCAAAATTCAGATCAATTTAGCTACCTTCTCATTTCAGGCCATCCAGCTTCACATGGGCACCCCACCTTGATTGCTAATGGTAATGAAGATGCTGTTAAATCTCTATTTATTTCTGCTGAACTCCACGAACCCTTTGTAGTTAGAGAAACTCCAGCGCATTTGCTACCAGTTATTGAAGAACTTTATCCTGACGCAAAAGTATTTCTAGAGCAACGAATGGATGTTTCAAGAAATACATACATTCCGCAACATACTGGCAACGCTCGCAAATTAAGTGGTGATGATGCAAATTATTTGGCAAAGTTTTTTGGTGCTCCACCACAAGCGGCGGAACGCTTCAAAGGTTGGCTGAACGGAGCAAAACTTTTCTTGGGAATTTTTGTCGAAGATCGACTTGCCGCAATTGGTTCGTCTATGGTGAGCATACCTGAAGCATGGAATTTAGTTTCGATAGAGACTCACAAAGATTTTCGAAGAAGAGGTCTTGCGACAGAAATAACCTCTGCATTGGTGTCTCATGCTTTAGAATTTACTCAAATTGTCACTGTCACCGTTGTAAAAAGTAATCTTCCAGCCGTCCATACCTATGAAAAAATAGGCTTTGATTTTGCCGAGGATCGAATCTGGGTAGACAATGGAACTGGATCTAAACCATGA
- a CDS encoding YcaO-like family protein: MASKEKLAQWLFDNRNQLQLKTLLGTWVKDWLPGFNDIRVQLQVDGKPYTGRGIAADQDQAFLIAGAEAIERAYCDNLGIHSNGIALHTNEENAKLNAKMELLERDGFLCHFLTKTPFADLKTPSGINIDFEQIKNRLKNLRVEITLKKVIYSYPQITLCIARKTEGENPFSCILGLGSHEDIKVSTTKAITECLSNVVWRLEDKNVKTINIENFKNKSHHSSMDHQMLYLEDDNDLSLNWIFYSENSSNTVEAESEIELSTLKSNILILDEAPIVVIRAMSNDLQNIFYGPTTLEKINMKRLHQFTGSSVDESNINWMPHPIG, translated from the coding sequence ATGGCTAGTAAAGAAAAATTAGCCCAATGGCTTTTTGACAACAGAAATCAACTTCAGCTCAAAACGCTATTGGGCACTTGGGTCAAAGATTGGCTTCCTGGCTTTAATGACATTAGGGTTCAGCTACAAGTCGATGGAAAACCCTATACAGGTAGAGGCATCGCTGCTGACCAAGACCAGGCATTTCTCATTGCTGGAGCTGAAGCGATTGAACGGGCTTATTGCGATAATCTTGGCATTCACTCAAACGGTATTGCTTTGCATACCAATGAGGAAAACGCCAAACTCAATGCAAAAATGGAGCTTCTTGAGCGCGACGGGTTTCTTTGTCATTTTTTAACAAAAACACCTTTTGCTGATCTTAAAACCCCAAGCGGAATCAATATTGATTTTGAACAAATTAAAAATAGGCTTAAAAATCTAAGGGTCGAAATCACTCTCAAAAAAGTGATCTATTCTTATCCTCAAATCACTTTATGTATTGCTCGCAAAACCGAAGGTGAAAATCCATTTAGCTGCATATTGGGTTTGGGATCACACGAAGATATAAAAGTATCTACAACCAAAGCCATCACTGAATGCCTAAGCAATGTCGTGTGGAGACTTGAAGACAAGAATGTGAAGACTATCAACATTGAAAATTTCAAGAATAAGAGCCATCACAGTTCAATGGATCACCAGATGCTCTATCTTGAAGATGACAATGACCTCTCTTTGAACTGGATTTTTTATAGTGAAAATTCCAGCAACACAGTTGAAGCGGAAAGCGAAATTGAGCTTTCAACCTTAAAAAGTAATATTTTGATTTTAGATGAAGCTCCCATTGTCGTTATTAGGGCCATGTCGAATGATCTTCAAAATATTTTTTATGGTCCGACAACTTTGGAAAAAATAAATATGAAACGATTGCATCAATTTACTGGGTCAAGCGTTGATGAGTCCAATATTAACTGGATGCCTCACCCCATAGGATAG
- a CDS encoding recombinase family protein: MREIASEFSSSKTHIRDLLLRHNIPLREPSKYHKDHSRSYGKRVLNGRTIDFKKELRTIETIKKMHEEGMTARGIARTLDTMKIPTKQQGKGWHHHMVVTILKREGIYKSKCKPGGKK; this comes from the coding sequence ATGAGGGAAATTGCCAGTGAATTTTCGTCCTCAAAAACTCACATCAGAGACCTGCTTTTAAGGCACAATATTCCGCTCAGAGAGCCTTCAAAATATCACAAAGACCATTCCCGATCTTATGGGAAACGTGTCCTCAATGGGCGAACAATCGACTTTAAAAAGGAACTTCGCACCATAGAGACAATTAAGAAAATGCACGAAGAGGGCATGACGGCCAGGGGCATTGCTCGCACCCTCGACACCATGAAGATTCCCACTAAGCAGCAAGGCAAAGGGTGGCATCATCACATGGTCGTAACAATTTTGAAACGAGAAGGGATTTATAAGTCCAAATGTAAACCAGGGGGGAAGAAATGA
- a CDS encoding GFA family protein → MHKGSCLCGSIKFEVSCDLPPPSACHCRECRKHSGHYEASADVPRSAVTISGEDSVKWYESSGKVRRGFCSNCGSTLFWDPLDKSKHDWTAIALGAFDTPTNTKLKQHIFTAEKGDYYDITDGLPQIEDPRRQKEL, encoded by the coding sequence ATGCACAAAGGGTCTTGTTTATGTGGCTCTATAAAATTTGAAGTTTCCTGTGATTTGCCACCGCCCAGTGCTTGTCATTGTCGTGAATGTAGAAAACATTCAGGCCATTATGAAGCATCTGCCGACGTTCCTCGATCTGCTGTGACAATTTCTGGTGAAGACTCTGTAAAGTGGTATGAGTCTTCTGGAAAAGTAAGGCGTGGTTTCTGTTCAAACTGTGGCTCCACACTATTTTGGGACCCATTGGATAAAAGTAAGCATGACTGGACTGCAATAGCCCTGGGGGCATTTGATACTCCAACAAATACAAAATTAAAGCAGCACATATTTACTGCTGAAAAGGGAGACTATTACGACATTACAGATGGCTTACCACAAATTGAAGACCCTCGGCGACAGAAGGAGTTGTAA
- a CDS encoding GNAT family N-acetyltransferase, whose translation MENEIRNLKITKGQFHEAEELSQLAIKSKAHWPYDKEFIENCKIDLIISKDLASSDFLRVARLNNQIIGFYSFKLENDPEMEHLFVEPDFIGKGIGLKLWQHSLKFAASKGWEKFKIVADPFAAEKFYLRVGCKLIGTFQSPIRKDRKLPLLEYRLSNDSSTLRTIL comes from the coding sequence ATGGAAAATGAAATCAGAAACTTAAAAATAACAAAAGGTCAATTTCATGAAGCCGAAGAACTTAGCCAACTTGCAATAAAATCAAAAGCTCACTGGCCATATGATAAAGAGTTTATTGAAAACTGTAAAATAGATCTAATCATTTCAAAAGACCTTGCATCAAGTGATTTCCTTCGAGTTGCGAGACTAAATAATCAAATTATTGGTTTTTACAGTTTCAAATTAGAGAACGACCCTGAAATGGAACACCTATTTGTGGAACCGGACTTTATCGGAAAAGGGATTGGCTTGAAACTTTGGCAACACTCTCTCAAATTTGCAGCTAGTAAAGGGTGGGAGAAGTTTAAGATTGTTGCCGACCCATTTGCAGCGGAAAAATTTTATCTAAGGGTTGGTTGTAAGTTGATCGGTACATTTCAATCTCCAATCAGGAAGGACCGAAAATTACCTCTTCTAGAGTACAGGTTGTCAAACGATTCCTCCACATTAAGGACTATCCTATGA
- a CDS encoding HAMP domain-containing histidine kinase has product MNSQAADKNLLTRLLLIQLGFISFILGLFLFSTAINKQEMAKQITYQVQSQLKSAPSREVPEALAAAQIENFNATGYFDENGHRVFTLPASLNPSYFSKRGIWETLTNGLIEIKVYFDDEQKNVAGTLKFVYPRFSFVPYALIFWILCVFGSVILFRHYRKVWLSSLETEDAKKQNALVSQIIGQVNHDLKSPIQTLFAVVDDSENLSERDKNSIYSAIERIQGITGDLKSLVKSGKSTNDSLVPAKSDQKILHFASSLKQLCEEKKIAYKDHQFSLEFEVDTEALSKAAYISESDFLRVCSNLLRNSVEAIESKFSEQVGGKISVKMQKHDNCIQISFYDNGVGIPKDHYGKIKQEGFTFGKPNGTGLGLHYVFQKMEQWNGNIALESQLNDWTRFDLFIPFEPEIDIYKSELNLDCYETILVLDDDKSVFERWSRKLKNFKGQIAYINSPGQIKEYAENIRSKKCLALIDQEIRGSSYSGLSIIIDYGLSKEAVLVTNNYANSDIYQKVKELGGWIVPKPIIEEMLIQQR; this is encoded by the coding sequence ATGAATAGCCAAGCTGCCGATAAAAATTTATTGACTCGATTGCTGTTAATTCAGCTCGGCTTTATTTCATTTATTTTGGGCTTATTCTTATTTTCAACGGCCATCAACAAACAGGAGATGGCAAAGCAAATTACCTATCAAGTGCAGTCGCAGCTTAAAAGTGCGCCAAGCCGAGAGGTGCCAGAGGCTTTAGCTGCAGCCCAAATTGAAAACTTTAATGCGACTGGGTACTTTGATGAAAATGGTCATAGGGTCTTTACGCTGCCAGCGTCTCTCAATCCATCTTATTTTTCTAAACGCGGCATTTGGGAAACTCTCACCAACGGCCTTATTGAGATCAAAGTTTACTTTGATGACGAGCAAAAAAATGTTGCGGGAACCCTCAAGTTTGTCTATCCAAGATTTTCATTTGTTCCTTACGCCCTTATTTTTTGGATTTTATGTGTATTTGGATCGGTAATCTTATTCAGACACTATAGAAAAGTCTGGCTGTCTTCATTAGAAACTGAGGACGCAAAAAAACAAAACGCGCTTGTTTCACAAATTATCGGACAAGTGAATCACGATTTGAAGTCTCCTATTCAAACACTCTTTGCCGTGGTGGATGATTCAGAGAATTTATCAGAACGAGATAAAAACTCCATTTATTCTGCAATTGAACGCATTCAAGGTATAACGGGCGATTTAAAGTCATTGGTTAAATCAGGTAAGTCTACAAATGATAGTCTTGTGCCAGCAAAGAGCGATCAAAAAATATTGCACTTTGCCTCATCACTGAAACAACTTTGCGAAGAAAAGAAAATTGCCTACAAAGACCATCAATTCAGTTTGGAATTTGAAGTCGATACCGAAGCCTTATCAAAAGCCGCCTATATATCAGAGAGTGACTTCTTGCGTGTCTGCTCGAATCTTTTAAGAAATTCTGTTGAGGCCATTGAATCTAAATTCAGCGAGCAAGTTGGCGGAAAAATTTCAGTCAAAATGCAAAAGCACGATAATTGTATTCAGATTTCGTTTTATGACAATGGCGTGGGTATTCCCAAAGACCACTACGGCAAAATAAAACAAGAAGGCTTCACATTTGGTAAACCAAACGGCACTGGTCTTGGCCTACACTACGTTTTTCAAAAAATGGAGCAATGGAACGGCAATATTGCCCTTGAATCACAATTGAATGATTGGACTCGGTTTGATTTGTTCATTCCTTTTGAGCCAGAGATAGATATTTATAAAAGTGAATTAAATCTTGATTGCTACGAAACGATTCTTGTACTTGACGACGACAAATCTGTTTTTGAGCGATGGTCGCGGAAACTAAAAAATTTCAAAGGACAAATTGCTTACATCAACAGCCCTGGGCAAATTAAAGAATACGCCGAAAACATTAGAAGCAAAAAATGTTTAGCCCTTATAGACCAAGAGATTCGCGGCAGCTCCTACAGTGGCCTTTCGATCATCATAGACTATGGTCTTTCAAAGGAAGCGGTCCTTGTAACCAACAACTATGCAAATAGCGATATTTACCAAAAGGTCAAAGAGCTTGGGGGCTGGATCGTTCCAAAGCCCATTATTGAAGAAATGCTGATTCAGCAACGATAG
- a CDS encoding HEAT repeat domain-containing protein, translating to MIKNKEIVNCINKLNTPSDSIAEKYIQKLAKIGENAVPLLLESAQNPESPRIRKWSLQALGAIGDIRAVPILIEALDHENMTIKLHAIRGLTRMKYKKAGKKIATLLKDKSGGIRSNAIASLIELDAKANTSEIPKCLKDPMWYIRQMACNACGHFKIIKSKAILDRLAKKDERKAVRVAAQNALQKLA from the coding sequence ATGATTAAAAACAAAGAAATTGTAAACTGTATTAATAAACTGAATACTCCTAGCGATTCTATTGCAGAAAAATATATTCAAAAATTAGCAAAAATAGGTGAAAACGCAGTTCCCCTTTTGCTTGAATCTGCACAAAATCCAGAGAGCCCGAGAATAAGAAAATGGAGCCTCCAAGCTTTAGGAGCAATTGGAGATATACGAGCAGTTCCCATTTTAATTGAGGCATTAGATCATGAGAACATGACAATAAAGCTCCATGCTATTCGCGGCTTAACTCGGATGAAATATAAAAAAGCGGGAAAAAAAATTGCCACTTTATTGAAAGACAAAAGTGGTGGAATTCGTAGCAATGCAATTGCATCTTTAATTGAACTAGATGCTAAAGCAAATACTTCTGAAATACCAAAATGTTTAAAAGATCCGATGTGGTACATTCGACAAATGGCTTGTAATGCTTGCGGACATTTTAAAATAATAAAATCAAAAGCCATTCTTGATCGTCTTGCAAAAAAAGACGAAAGAAAAGCGGTCAGAGTCGCAGCCCAAAATGCTTTGCAAAAATTAGCCTAG
- a CDS encoding helix-turn-helix domain-containing protein: MDLTQQELANKSKLSMATIHKIEQGRSEDMKFSVLEALGKGLGEKDPLQLLKKPE, translated from the coding sequence TTGGATTTGACGCAGCAGGAACTTGCCAATAAGTCCAAGCTCTCAATGGCGACCATTCACAAGATTGAACAGGGCCGCTCCGAAGATATGAAGTTTTCTGTTCTTGAAGCTCTTGGTAAAGGCTTGGGCGAGAAAGACCCGCTTCAGCTATTGAAAAAGCCTGAGTAA